CATCCAGGTTTCCTGAGCGACCAGCAAGGCCTGCGCCACCCCATAGCCGCGTGCCCCGGCGGTCACCCCGCCCAGCCAGCTGTAAAAACAGGTCTCCGACAGGGCGTAGCCAATTTTGATCCCCACCGGCAGCCCTTCAACCTCCGCGATCAGGATTAACGACGCATGACCCCGGAGCCGGGACTGCAATCCTGCTTCATCGGTCGGATAGGCGAATTCTTCAATTTGGGTCAGCACTGCGGCAGCTTCAGCCACACTGGCCTGGCGGATCTTCATGTCATGCTCCTTTCAGTGATCATCAGACAAAGGGGA
Above is a window of Photobacterium sp. TY1-4 DNA encoding:
- a CDS encoding GNAT family N-acetyltransferase produces the protein MKIRQASVAEAAAVLTQIEEFAYPTDEAGLQSRLRGHASLILIAEVEGLPVGIKIGYALSETCFYSWLGGVTAGARGYGVAQALLVAQETWMREQGYVEVRVKSRNRFSAMLRLLLRNGYQIEHLEKKDGLEDYRIHFVKDLSVSDG